A region from the Melioribacter roseus P3M-2 genome encodes:
- the deoC gene encoding deoxyribose-phosphate aldolase, translating into MGVGDEIPDKSIARMIDHTLLKPETTPDDIKKLCEEARTYHFASVCVNPCFVSLCRELLQGSDVKVCTVIGFPLGATTTEVKRFEAEQALKNGAQEIDMVINVGMLKQGNYDYVFNDINQVVLAAKKYNAVCKVIIETALLTDEEKVKACIISKEAKADFVKTSTGFSKGGATAGDVALMKYVVGSSVGVKASGGIRTAEDAMLMIKSGADRIGASASVKIVKGESNTGGGY; encoded by the coding sequence ATGGGCGTAGGAGACGAAATTCCCGATAAGTCGATTGCGCGTATGATCGATCACACGCTTTTAAAACCGGAAACCACGCCCGACGATATAAAAAAATTATGCGAGGAAGCCAGGACATATCATTTCGCGTCGGTATGCGTTAATCCTTGTTTTGTTTCCTTATGCAGAGAGTTGCTGCAGGGCTCGGATGTTAAAGTTTGTACGGTTATCGGATTCCCGCTCGGAGCGACAACTACCGAAGTAAAAAGATTCGAGGCGGAGCAGGCATTGAAAAACGGAGCGCAGGAAATCGATATGGTTATCAACGTAGGTATGCTTAAACAGGGTAATTATGACTATGTCTTCAACGATATTAATCAGGTCGTGCTCGCGGCAAAAAAATACAACGCCGTATGCAAAGTTATTATCGAAACGGCTCTCCTTACCGATGAAGAAAAAGTTAAAGCATGTATAATAAGCAAAGAAGCCAAGGCTGATTTTGTAAAAACATCAACGGGATTCAGTAAAGGAGGCGCAACCGCAGGCGATGTTGCGTTGATGAAATACGTAGTAGGATCATCGGTAGGCGTGAAGGCGTCCGGGGGAATCAGAACTGCCGAGGACGCCATGTTGATGATTAAAAGCGGAGCCGACAGAATAGGCGCAAGCGCTAGCGTTAAAATCGTAAAAGGCGAATCGAATACAGGCGGCGGTTATTAA
- a CDS encoding type II toxin-antitoxin system HicB family antitoxin, with amino-acid sequence MVLDLIVLKTDDGYTAEIPSMKGCESWAHSEDEAIDKTLELLRFYLHVKSDFKFKIDRARKEGNQIVYKVIFNKDL; translated from the coding sequence ATGGTTCTCGATTTAATCGTTTTGAAAACCGACGACGGCTACACTGCCGAAATTCCTTCTATGAAAGGTTGCGAAAGCTGGGCTCATTCCGAAGACGAGGCTATTGATAAAACTTTGGAACTCTTACGGTTTTATCTGCATGTTAAATCCGATTTTAAATTCAAAATAGACAGGGCAAGGAAAGAAGGAAATCAAATTGTTTATAAGGTAATCTTCAACAAAGATTTATGA
- a CDS encoding TrmH family RNA methyltransferase: MRKFRTESRIKKISETIRNRQFSLRVVIENVHDPHNVSAVFRTCDAVGVPKVSLIYTVEEFPKISKVTSASANKWIETEKFNSIQEGIDSLHKEGFKVYASYLDKNAINLYDLDLTGKVALVFGNEHRGISEEMKEQADGLFYIPMYGMIQSLNISVAAAVTLYEAQRQRKVKGMYDKSELTEEEINKLIDDWCEK; this comes from the coding sequence ATGAGAAAATTTCGTACCGAAAGCAGAATAAAAAAAATTTCCGAAACGATCAGGAATCGTCAGTTTTCGCTTAGAGTCGTAATTGAAAATGTACACGACCCGCACAACGTAAGCGCAGTATTCAGAACGTGTGACGCGGTCGGAGTTCCGAAAGTTTCACTGATTTATACAGTGGAAGAATTTCCTAAAATAAGCAAGGTAACTTCGGCTTCGGCTAACAAGTGGATCGAAACCGAAAAATTCAATAGTATCCAAGAAGGTATCGACTCTCTACATAAGGAAGGCTTCAAAGTTTATGCAAGCTATCTCGATAAAAATGCAATCAATCTTTATGACCTCGATTTGACGGGCAAAGTAGCTCTGGTTTTCGGAAACGAACACAGAGGAATTTCCGAGGAGATGAAAGAACAAGCGGACGGACTTTTCTACATACCGATGTACGGAATGATTCAAAGTTTGAATATTTCGGTAGCCGCGGCAGTTACTCTTTACGAAGCTCAACGACAGAGAAAAGTAAAAGGAATGTACGACAAAAGCGAGCTCACCGAGGAAGAAATAAATAAACTTATCGACGATTGGTGCGAAAAATGA